Part of the Actinomycetota bacterium genome is shown below.
TGCCCATGCCAGCAACCTCCAGGCAGCAGGTCTTGGCGGCCCTCGCCGCCGCCACCCACGCCAGCGACCGGCACGGGCCGAGACAAGGCCAGGACGGGGACGGGCTGGCCGGGCTGTCGATGGATGAGCTGGCCACCCGAGCGGGCGTCTCCCGCGCCACCCTGTACCGGCTGTTCGGCAGCCAACAGCACCTGCTCCATGAGCTCGGCCTCCAGCGGCCGCCGACGGTGCGCAGCCGCATCCTCGACACCGCCCTGGAGCTGGTCGGCCGCCACGGCCTGGCCGAGCTGTCCATGGACGAGCTCGCCGCCACCGCCGGCGTCTCCCGCGCCACCCTGTACCGGCTGGTTCCCGGCAAGGAGGCGCTGTTCGCCGAGTTGGTCCGAAGCTTCTCGCCCTTCGAGCCGATCGCCGCGGTGCTGCAGACCATGGGCGAGCGGCCCCCGGCCGAGGTCGTCCCCGCCATCGCCCAAGCGATGGCCGCCGCCATGGACGGCCACATCGGCCTGCTGCTGCAGCTGCTGTTCGAGTTGTCCCGCAGCGATCCCGACCACCGTGGCGGCGCCGACGCCAGCCAGGATGCGGCCCAGGCGATGCGCACCCTGCCGCTGGTGAGCCGCTACCTGGACCAGCAGATGGCCGCCGGCCGCCTGCGCCGGATGGACCCGGTCCTGGCAATGCAGGCCCTGGCCGGCCCGATCGTGATGCACCTGCTCATGCAGGCCTCGGCCGAATCCCAGTCCGGCCCTGGCCACGGGGTGGCCCTGCCGCCCCTGGAGGTGGTCGTCGACGAGCTGGCCGGGATGTGGCTGCGGGCCATGACCCCCGGCGACGGCGACCACCAGCAGCCCACGTCGAATTCACGGGAGCAGGCATGATGGCCGACCAGCCACCGCCCCACCAGGTTGAGCCTGCGACGCTCCCCCCGGTCGTCAGCCTCGCCGAGGCCGTCCACCTTGACCCCATCCCGGCGCGGGCCCTGCTGGGCACCAAGGCGGCCAGCCTGGCCCGCCTGGCCGGAGCGGGCTTCCCGGTTCCGGCCGGGGTGGTGGTGACCGCGGCCGCCGCCGCCGACTGGGATCAGGCGTGGACGCGGCTGCGCAGCGCCGTCGCCGGGTTCGGCGGTCGGGACCGGCGGTTCGCGGTCCGCTCCTCCGCCACCGCCGAGGACCTGGCCGGCGCGTCGTTTGCCGGCCAGTACGAGACCGTCCTGGACGTCGGCCTGGACGAGCTGCCCGACGCGGTGCGGCAGGTGGTGGACTCGGCCGCCTCGGCGCGCGTCGCCGCCTACCGCCAGGCCCACCCCCAGGCACCCGCCGCTGCAGCGCTGGAGCCTTCCGGGTCGCAGATGGCCGTGCTGGTCCAGGTCATGGTCCCAGCCGACGCGGCCGGGGTCGCCTTCACCGCCAACCCGCTGACCGGCGACCGCGACGAGGTCGTCATCACCGCCGTGCCCGGCCTGGGCGAGCG
Proteins encoded:
- a CDS encoding helix-turn-helix domain-containing protein, coding for MPATSRQQVLAALAAATHASDRHGPRQGQDGDGLAGLSMDELATRAGVSRATLYRLFGSQQHLLHELGLQRPPTVRSRILDTALELVGRHGLAELSMDELAATAGVSRATLYRLVPGKEALFAELVRSFSPFEPIAAVLQTMGERPPAEVVPAIAQAMAAAMDGHIGLLLQLLFELSRSDPDHRGGADASQDAAQAMRTLPLVSRYLDQQMAAGRLRRMDPVLAMQALAGPIVMHLLMQASAESQSGPGHGVALPPLEVVVDELAGMWLRAMTPGDGDHQQPTSNSREQA